In Silene latifolia isolate original U9 population chromosome X, ASM4854445v1, whole genome shotgun sequence, the following proteins share a genomic window:
- the LOC141618574 gene encoding uncharacterized protein LOC141618574: protein MRTYDGTSDPQNYVAFYKQKMLAASIPSEFRQVCMCKGFGTTLTDPVLQWYIYLPNGSIRSFADLIYIFNQQFASSKELEKRFSDLYRITEKSDEILKVFLARFNKEKVSIPMCDVGTAVEAFRQGLLPNSDLYGELTKYPFHSFEDVQAKTLAYIRPEEDKSYTVGGPYNAKNYDKPNRRSTNRGNNYKSGPYTMPDQSEVHLS, encoded by the coding sequence atgagaacttatgatgggacctcaGATCCACAAAACTATGTAGCCTTCTACAAGcaaaaaatgttggctgcatctattccaAGCGAATTTAGGCAggtttgcatgtgcaaaggatttggaacaaccctgaccgaTCCTGTACTGCAGTGGTATATTTACCTGCCAAATGGAAGTATCAGATCGTTTGCTGACCTGATCTACATattcaaccagcagttcgcaaGTAGCAAGGAGTTGGAGAAGCGTTTCAGTGACCTGTATAGGATTACCGAGAAATCAGATGAGATCCTCAAAGTCTTCCTTGCTagattcaacaaggagaaggtatcAATTCCCAtgtgtgatgttggaacagcagtggaagcATTCAGGCAGGGATTACTACCCAACAGTGATCTCTATGGTGAACTGACAAAGTATCCCTTTCATTCTTTCGAAGACGTTCAGGCAAAGACGCTCGCCTATATCAGGCCAGAGGAAGACAAGAGTTACACGGTTGGAGGACCCTACAATGCAAAAAACTATGATAAGCCAAACAGAAGAAGCACCAACAGGGGCAATAACTACAAGAGTGGCCCATATACCATGCCTGATCAGTCAGAAGTTCACCTATCGTAA
- the LOC141618572 gene encoding uncharacterized protein LOC141618572, with protein MDIGHNPEDCFTPRKEVAYLLKAGYLKDMIKAIGKNEDPDKLNQEQNKEHNLPPPPPLYEVKFINGGSEICGPTSSAAKKIARTPQTKSPCKPGNIPPITFSDCDLVGISDLHHDGLVISMQIGTVNVRRILVDRGCSINLIMIDVLKAMKINEYQITKKSSVLVGFSGETKNTLGEIYLSTCAEGVASYERFGVLDCLSSYNVILGRPWIHNVKAIPSTYHQCIKIPNA; from the coding sequence ATGGATATAGGGCACAATCCGGAGGATTGCTTTACTCCCAGGAAAGAAGTGGCCTACCTGTTAAAGGCAGGATACCTCAAAGATATGATCAAAGCCATAGGCAAGAATGAAGATCCTGACAAACTCAATCAGGAGCAAAACAAGGAACACaatctccctccaccacctccactctatgaagtaaaattcataaatGGCGGATCCGAGATTTGTGGCCcgaccagttcagcagcaaagaaaATAGCCAGGACTCCTCAAACTAAGTCACCCTGCAAACCTGGCAACATACCACCTATCACGTTCAGTGACTGTGATCTAGTGGGCATTTCTGACctacatcatgatggcctggtgatttccatgcaaataggaactgtCAATGTAAGGAGAATCTTGGTAGACAGAGGCTGCTCAATAAACCTGATCATGATTGACGTACTcaaagccatgaagatcaacgaATATCAAATCACCAAGAAGTCTAGTGTCTTGGTGGGGTTTAGCGGTGAGACAAAGAATACATTAGGAGAGATCTATCTCTCTACCTGTGCTGAAGGTGTTGCATcttatgaaagatttggagttcTAGACTGTCTATCCTCCTATAATGTCATTCtgggcaggccctggatccacaatgtcaaggCTATCCCTTCTACTTATCATCAATGTATAAAGATACCTAATGCCTAG